agttcaattaatttttattaatataaattagaTGTTGATCAATCCTTCttcctatgtttattttttgGGAAACTTACAGAAATCTTACTAGTTTAAAACTTAATTACTTAAATACACTCTAGTTTGCAATATTACAAATCTCATAAGATTTTATTGTGTTTAGATACGtccaaatacatgtatctagggATACATCCAAACTTAGGTGTAACTTTGTTCTAGATACACTGTATCCAAGTGGATTCACATGTATTTGGATACATAacaaatctcgctcgcctccTTTCCATCTTGTTCGCCACTCTCCTATATATCTGGTATGTATGAATAACACTAGATAcatacatttatatatatatagtgtgattcacatgtatttggGATACATGACAATCTTCGCTCGCCTCTTTCCCATCTCACTCGCCTTCCTCCCTACTTTAGTGTATCTGATAGCATACATACATGTAGGGCTGTACatggcaaaccgataaaccgcaccaaaccaacaaaccgaaccaaaccggaaaaaaaaacgactagtgatttggtttgacttggtttggtgtttggaaaaaaaaacgaCCATTATAGAGTTAgcttggttttaactaaaaaaagtcaaaccaaacccaaACTGATCcgattatatatatactatttttaaattatgttatacataaaaatatttattaaaatataatttataaatattttttaaaaatttttcataatttttattttctttcttacatttagatttggagcccatctaaataatatacgaAAAAACCatcttataaatttatattataaagttaaaacttcaaacagtgttctacCTCcgtcttatatgttgatattttgtactaaaaCTCTTTTTatgaagcactgctctgtgctttttattagatactataaaaaaattgagaaatccgaaaaacccaaaaaactcgagaaaaattaatatcgaaaaAACCaaattttattggtttggtttgatttatagatttaataacccgacacaaatagtttggtttggtttgtaaaaaattcgaaccaacccggtccatgtacacccctacatacatgtatctaggtgtatattttttaatatattatagaaaattcttaattagtggtaaaataattaattatttaaaagtataGGTAGAATTAATATCTATGGTATGGATGTAtatctataaaatatttttttatttgtattttgaatacctttaatgaaaattttgacttgTTTGAGGATTTTTTTTCATAACAATTATTATTGGGTAGGTCATCGTTGCTGAAATGTCTACTCGTATCACATGGCATATTAGAGATTAGGGTTGAGAGTGGCTGATTCAAAAACCAGCAAACTGTTGGGAgaaccacaactaaagtttgatatgacagtTTCTGCTTCCATcatagatgtagccacgatagattgaagttttgaaacccagtttacagctcctccagcaagagtaaacacataacctgtggtgaacttgcttttatcaagatcacctgcatatctgaatcaacataacctttaacagtaaagtctgatcctctataaaacattgcaacatctgaggtacccttgatatatcttaggatcctcttaacaatATTCCAATGccctctaccaggattagccatgtatcgactaaccactcccactgcttgtgcaatgtcaggtcttgtacataccatgacgaacattaaactttccattgctgatgcatacggtactcgagacatatccatcctctctgcttcattgctaggactcatacttgaggataacttgaaattaataggaagtggggtagaaattgacttatagtcttgcatcttgaagagtctcaaaattttcttcaagtagttcttttgagaaagccaaatctttctattatttctgtctcgatgaatttgcatccctagaatcttgtttgctggtcccaagtacttcatttcaaatttcctagccaactgtgcctttaaatttatcagacgatctttgttggggcctgctctaacatgtcatcaacatacaatagcaaaataataaaatcttcatcaACAAATCtattgtaataaacacaaggatctaaactatgtctgttgtatccaaggcttataatgaaggaatcaaatcccttataccaacatctcggtgcttgtttgagaccatatagagatttgttcaacctgcaaaccaagttctcttttccttgttcttcaaaatcttctggttggagcatgtaaatttcttcttcaagttctctaTGAAGAAATACAGTTTTGACATCTagctgctccaagtacaagtcaaatatagcacacatcgttaggaccactcgaattgttgtgagtcgaaccaccggatgaaatatctcattgaagtctatacatTCTTTTTGAGcaaatcctttcaccaccaatcttgcacgatactctccacttgatcattaccattgcgtttgatcttgtagacccatttgtttccaatggccttcctttcttgtggtaattgaacaagatctcatattttatttttatgaagagcttcaatttcttcttgcattgctgccacccacagagatgattcttggcctttctaGCCTCATGAAAAATTGAAGGCTCTCtatcttctgttagtagacagatgcaatattactctctatagaataatctgagtgccaaactggttctcttctctccctagttgaccatcAAACTTCTaaagtttcgatctcagcttgctcttgttcttcgtgctctgatactgcttcagaagaaactggaacttcttctatttcttcaacttcaactgtagcagtctctcatttttcttttgaagtgttACCTTCTTTTGTTTGTATCTTGATTTCAATAAATACAACAttcctgctgattaccaccttgcgggtaGTGGAATCTCACAAGCGATACCCTTTGGCTCCATCAGTATActctaagaaaatgcattttctagattttggatccaactttaaTTCTTCTtaggtgttgtacataacataagcaggacttccgaacATAGGTAAGCGaaaataatcagctggttttcctgtctacatctccattggcgtttttagatcaattgcggttgatggtgaccgattgatcacataacaagcggttttgactgcttctgctcAAATAGGTCTTTCCAACCCtgtagttgccaacatagctcttgttcgttccaacaaggttctgttcatccgctctgctactctattTTATTATGGAGTATATTCCACCATGAAatgccgtttaataccttcttgtttataaaaattattaaattcatcaccagtgtattctcctccattatctgtcaaaaaatacttgatctttttctcagattcaagttccacccgcgctttgaattctttgaaaactgaaacaATATCTGCCTTCTTCTTGATTGGGTACACCCAAATTCTCTTAGAGTAATTGTCGatgaatgacataaaatatttcgatcctcctagggactccaccggtgcttgccagacatcagagtggaccagatctagtatttccttgcttttagcagatgAACTGCTAAATTTCAGTCTATTTTACTTACTAGTAATACAAttctcacaaaagggtagtgaaacctttttgagccctggaagaagcttttgcttagcaagaatcttcaaaccttgttccgacatatggccaagtttatgaTGCCATATCATTGTTGATTcgtcaaatgaacttgctgacgcggttgatgcttctccttcttagTGTGTTTCacatttaagcacatatagatttgcagtaagtttttccgctttcatTATTACAAGCGCTCTTTTGGATATTTTCATTACTCCATCacgagtcttatatgaacatccattatcatctaattgtcccaaagacaaTATATTCTttctcaagtcttttacatgttgTACCTCCTAGATGATGTGtatcgtgccatcatacatttttattttgatggacccaatgccaataacatccaaagcatgatcgtcacccatgaacacagaccctcccgAGATagaattatattgatggaaccattctctctggaaagtcatgtgccatgttgctcctgtgtccatgatccagacatcagcgaaatattttctgccttcattatttgatattgtctcactacataaaatatcgccatcatccgaggtacatgcaaaattttcttgagcatttgatggcttaGGGtattcactcttctttttaaactgacaatctttcttgaagtgccctttcttgccacagttgtagcacttgatattcttcttacttcttgattgagatcttcTACTACATTCTTAGATATATAGTACttcttttgtttcaatttatttgtccaATTTTCTGTTTTTGTCCTTTCAAAAAGAATATCTATTTTTTAAGAACTGTATAATTATACTTTTTCATATTACATGTTCAAtgctataaaattaaaggacatTTGATATAATTGGcacatctttaatttaataccatagaattcaaaagtcttttttatttttttaaagtccTTTTCAAGTcaaaatgacaaataaattaaaatgaataaagttttttttcgtggaaagaaatttaaataaatccTATACATCTACATGGCTCCTCCCCTATTCTTGGAATTCGATATTTTGGGGGTTACTATAAACTTATCGCtcattattatgattttttcattttaaaaactCTAACCGAAGATGTCGAACCTGCCTGATTAATTGACAGCTATAACAAGAAACACTATCAAAAACGCACCTAAACTATTTCCCTTTTTTGAGTCTCATAACTAAATTAttgggagtgtgagtttcatacttaaactatcatttattagtttgagaaacacacctctttcttttattccactctcatcATAATGTGTGTATACTACACTctctttttcatttaaaaaaattatcacatcatattccacatggacaaaacatttcactttgaaaaaaattaaataaattattagaagttgaaatgaaagattaaagtattactatctccCCTCCTCcaaaaacaataattataaaataaaatataatatatttttcttatcccactccaccactttctctcaccatactCCCCCCCCCACcccaatttttagttttttttttaaatttcttttgtaatagtttcttaaaaaaattcttacttcatccccctttcaaataataatttagatattattttaatttattttttaaaatttttttaccCCACCCCACCTAACCCTCCgcttctattttttaaaaataattgtgttagatatatacatataattttagaaaaatacaTTTTACTTGCCGCatgacttttcttaaaatacaatttttatttttgttatattttgtactcaagtagaaaaaatattttgctaaaaatatatatacatatgtaactcaaaaagagaaaaataaataaattaagagcgTAGGGTTAGATGGAgtgggtataattttattttattttttaaaataaaaataataaattttaattttaagaagGAGTGtgtgggagggggggggggtgaagtatgaattattttaaaaatatttaatataagaaatttaaaaaaataaaaggacgaGGAttgggggggagggggaggTGGCGGAGTGGgggagaaaattattttaaattttaatttttaaaataatattttttttttaaaaaaataatttcctttttggggataaaaatactttagtcttaaacttttaattattattaatagtttatttaatttttgtcaaggttgaatattttatccatatggaatgctatgtgacaagatttttttaaaaaatagagagaatatAGAGAGTGTACTACAAACACCACTAATGTatgtttctcaaattaataagtgatagtttaaatatgaaactcaaaaaaataagatagtttaagtgtgttttTAACACTTACCTCTTGAATTAATAATGCAATTGGTTGATGTCAATGTTTTAACTTTTATTACCACTCTACGAAAAATAAAGTTTATTTAGACTTTCCAGCACTTGCCACGATATTAAAGCAATTGACATAACACAACTCCAAAATGTAATATTGTTTGTACTATTTTTCCTACTTTTGGCCCACATATAATTATATCACATATTGAACAAATCAGCTAGAGTTAACCTTTATGAAAAATGTGGTTTAGGAGTTTTCTTATCTATATGTATAAGAATGTATTCAGTCTTCGTCAACCAAGGAAAGTATAGTAATAGATGTGTGTCACACACTTATCCATTGAAAACAAGTATTAtcaacaagaaaaataaatcaGACCAAGGAGCTATGTAAGATAATATAAAAAGTGTCCATAGATAATGTAAGATTTACCTAGTGAATTTTCTCTGAAGCCTGGCTTTTTCACAACCCCTTGTGAAAATCATTTGTGAACTTAACCCCATGACAAATTTTAGTTACCGCATTACCTTATTAGTTAGCTTGTCCTTCTCTTAAATCTTAGCttataatgtataaatatattattatgggtttcaaaaataaaatattttccctCCATAATATGATGACTAGGATTAActattcaaaagaaaaaacacTATGCAAGGATATTTAGATTGTGAAAACAAGGAACTCATCCATTTCGTGAGAATTTCTAATGATCGGTAAAATAAGTCGTAATTTCTGTAAATATGCTTTCCTATAAGAAGAAACATAAGAtgtatgattatttttttttagaaatttgaattttttcacTTAACTCTTATATTCATTAATTAATtctcaatccaatccaatccaagaGTTGACTAgctttttctagtttttttttttttttttgtgtgtgtgtagGAGACGCAATAAGCTCCCTCCAGTACTCTTAAGAAAATTATCATATGCATTTTAAACCGTAATACAAGCAAAAAAGAAAATCCAACAATATAGTTTGACTTTGACCACCGACGTGAATAATGTTGCTAGTAGTACTCTTCATTTTGGCTAAGAGGTTTCATACTGTTATGCTTTAAAATTTTTtgcaagaaattttaaaatgataaaaaaataaatggtaATATCACATTAGATTTTCTTTCTGGTTTGAAGGTTGTTGGTAATGTATATTTCCAACGTAGAATGATTTGGATCTCcttgaaatttatttgatcttCTTTAAAGGATTTTATGGGTATTTGGTTGTCAAGAAGAAATTGCCCGATCTCTTTGTCAAGATTTCATGAATTAACAACTTTGAACGTAGATGCATGTTCAAGAAAATTTATCACTCTTCATATATGTATTAGCTAGGTTTAAGATAAAGTAACTTTCAAAAATCCCCACTGAAATTAAACTCTTCTGATAGAATCCCATGAAATTTCGATGTGTACCATGCTTTAAATTGTTTGGGCTCGAATCATGAAAACTCTGTGGATTTGTTTTGTCAATACGCACAAGTGCGGAGGAAAGAATGATATAAATTCCACTCtgatttagagcccgtttggatgggctttaagttggtcaaaatcaacataaagtccctttttagcttttggacgtgtttgcctaatgctaattttaagccataaagttcttaaagtcagtcaaaaataaaaagttaggattcctaactttttttttctaagtgcttaaagtcattttctttgaccatgaaaattacttttatatcccttatattttaactaaattcccaaactaccctttttattcttttaaccttaAAATTCACAatcattttccttatttaaacacttttatccaaacactcaacagcttatttataaaaataactttcagcacttcaaagttctaaaaacacttcatacataaaagttatttttttaagcccatccaaacgggctcttaattaCTTTACTTCCAAGATTACTATTAGTCTTTTACTAACTATTTGATAGttagatttttttaatacaTTGTTTTCATAATAATTGTGAAATATTACCGTTCCACCAAACAATATTCAATACACCTAAAGAGTACCAATGTTACTTTTTCATTGATCATTGTAGTCTTCCTAGCTATTGAACCCTTtaattttgtgttgtttcctccCACACTTGTTTTATTATCAGCAATCGTAAGTTTATCCATTTTCTCCGTATAATTTGGCACCGACAATGAAGTCGTAGATTTAGCCCTCCTACCTAGGGGTGTATATGGACCGGgctggttcggattttttacaaatcaaacaaaatcatttgtgtcgggttattacatctataaaccaaaccaaaccaataaaagtcgggtttttcgatatcaatttttctcgggtttttttcggttttttcggattttttcgggtttctcaggtttttcatagtatctaataaaaagcacagagcagtgcttcttaaaaagagttctagtacaaaatatcaacatataagatggaggcagaacactgtttgaagttttaactttataatataactttataagataggctttttttttttatatattatttagatgagcttctcaagtccaaatctaaatgtaagaaagaaaacaaaaattataaaaaaatttaaaaaaatatttataaattacattttaataaatatttttatgtataacataatttaaaagtagtatatttataatcaggtcggtttgggttcggtttgactttttttagttaaaaccaaaccaaccttataatggtcggattttttttttcaaacaccaaatcaagtcaaaccaaaccactagtcgggttttttttccggtttggtttgatttgtcggtttgatgcggtttatcgatttgtccTATACAGCCCTACTTCTACCCATGGTTGGCATATGGTAAGCTAACGTGCATCGAGAGAGCCTAGTCGATATATAGGATTCTTTAAAGAGGGTGTGCTTCTGCATTTTTAAGACTCGTTTAagactataattaaaaatgaaaagatcTCATCTATCATTAGCTCCTCACAGGAGATAAGGGTGAGAGTATTGACTACaagttaaatcaaatcaaatgtCAGTTATTTTGATTCAAACTTTATATTTATCTCAAAAAATTGtgaatatttacatattattaatttaaaacctcataaattaaataaattaaatttaaaaaatcataaaatttaaatactgaCTCTGCCACTGCTCCTCACCACGCTCCTATTGGTGGTACTTCCAAGAAATTCCAAACAGCGTGGTCTATGATGTTTGGTGATACATAGGCATGAAACAACGTTTTTGACTATGAACAAGTCTGAATCATGCATGAAGGAAtggtcctttttcttttttattgtacTCCTTTAACATAAAACCAAAAGTTGTTGAGGAGTTGTTTATCTGTTAAGAATTATGTGGAagaatcttctttattttttctggTTATTTAGTAAGTATTTAATTTAGTATAATAGgaaaaatacaaattaaaagTGGCTTAATTTGGGAGTAAAATGTTAACGTTCATGCATCCTTATTAGTAAAACAACTACATATGACTGATCATTTGGACATTCTCATCAAGAATATCTCTCCACATTTGATTGTTCGAGAAAAATAAAACATTGCCAGCAGAAAAGTACTCAATTTcgattttcctttttcttcttcgatattatttttttctgtttATTTTTACATCTTCAATATTGATTTGACATATCCTttaaagaataataaataaaatgagaactttattatatcaattttttgaACATAATAAATTCAATGCTCTAGAAAATCCATTGACAAATAACTATAGTTAATAATAAGGGTTAACCAGAAACTTAATACTCCATCCGTCCCATAATAATTGCCTATTTTCTCCTCTACACGCCCCTTGTGAAATCATAAAAATACGAAAGATAGTTTTACTAATTTACCCttatttttttggaatattACAAACCTGTAcattttcaaaaaagaattaattataagtATTAAAATGagaatatttaattaattctatcgtAATTTTGTAAATTGACGAATAATTTGTTATaactatttataataatataaacaACTAATAAGAGATAAAGATGATAAAtcattaattatttcttaatttttaaaactgagcaaattaaaatgaacatctatttTTAACTCAACAGTAGATAAGTAAAAGATGCCGATGGAGTCTAAGTCAATCAAATGAAATAGTACAttggaatatttttcattcatttgaaaattattatttttccttttttatggGCATGGCATCAGTAAACAGTTGTACAATTCCTGTGGTGCCAAAAAAGCCCCAAACCCCGCTCCCCCACTCCCAAACACCCACATCACACAGCCATGGGCACTTTTGAGCACTACAAATTCAGAACCAAACCCCTCACTTTGTTTCTCCTTCACAAAAACAAAGAACAAGAAAACTATTTCAAGATTCTTTCTTCCTCTTCTAGAATTCCTCAAATTTTTCAACATTTTTTCCTCTCTCTTACAATCAATTAATATTATTCAACATGTCAACTATAGTTTATCAAGATTTTCAGTCATGTTCTGACTCCCATATCATTAAAACAACTACCTTTAAGCTCAAATTACCAACCCCAACTACTATAGTAGAAAATATTACTACTACTAACGAAAAATGCTGGAGTTCCCTTCGAAATCTCTCCACCAATTACTCAAAGGAAAACGAAAACTCATATGTTCATCCTTTATCATCATCAAGACTTAGTGAAAAAAGCCTTGCATTATGTACTGAAAATTTGGGAAGTGAAACAGGAACTGATCAGACCATTGACAccaatattttctcattttcctCCCGACAGTTCAAAGCAGAGCAATCAAATTACAACAAGGTGATGACTACTGAAAGCTGTCGAAAAATTCCACCTCCCTTGACAACGTTAAGAGGATCGAATTCTATACAATTTCGCCCACACAGAGAAGGGGGTAGATTAGTCATTAAAGCATTTGAGGCCCCGAAAGTGCGTACCTATTTTCATGCTGAAAGAAGCAATGGCAGACTTAGGCTCTGTTTTCTGAATGATGAAACCTCTGTTTCAAAATTTGACTTGTCGGAAATGGAAATGGAAATGGAAATGGAAACGATCGATGAAGAGGATGGAGAATTAGAAGTTGAAAGCGACGTATTTGAACGTGAAATTAACGAtaaggaagaagaggaagagcgagaagatgaagaggaaaATGACATATCCATGAAAAGGGACATGGATGGAAATAGTTATGATGTTGAGGCTGAAATTGGAATAGTGAATTGTCAAAGGGTACGTAGGTGCAATGAAGAAAGGCAGGGCAAAAAGACATTTTGTGATTGGAGGAACCCTTTGTGGGTGGCTACTTCCTAAATATTTGTCTTTTGGAACACTTCATTTTCTCATTTACAaacatttcaatattattattttttggcttTCGAACCCTTTTATGTCTCTCTATATTATATGTTATATCTTCTATATGCATCATTATACGTAGACTGATTAATGGTGGTTCTAAAATTTCTATAACATTGgtacaaagaagaaaataagaagtATTAAGCGAGAATTAATCTTATTCCTCTTGATGAATAACCTTGCATTCAACCAATATACCGGCCATTTATTCTTTTCGAAGCATGAGTTGTTGAGGAACAAAAGTTGGATGAAATATGTACTAAGCGGGGCCCACAAATTAATGTCCTTACTTTGGTCCAAAGAAATTTTGAAATACGAGTGTCATCACATAATATTAGATCAATTctaaaaattatatacatacgATATCAAGTTTAGCGGAAGTGACCTACGAGCTTGTGACAGTTATTACCGTTAGCTTATTACAAGGGTTTCCAAAAGTTCCCATAAAATTACTTGATATAAAGAAATCAGTAACCAAAGAGCAAAAAGAGATTGCAGTAGGTCAGGTGCAAATATGGGACCAGGATCAGGTTAACTGCAATAATTTAGCAGGGCCTACCTAGCTTAAGGATTTTGAACAAAAGGTGCACATGGCCAGTTTCAATGTTTACATTGGAATTTTGGGATCAAAATTATTTCCCGGTATCACTAATATATAGTTTATCCTGAAAGGTTAAAAGATGAGTATTTAGAGTCCGATTGTCCACGCTATCGAGATCaccttattttaataaaattactaCTCCTTTTTATTAAAAGTATAGACTAGCAGTTGTGACACCTTGAAAACCAGATGTGGAGATGAACAAAATTTTGTTGGATAAAATTCCACTATAGATCATGTTATTGATAAGGTACGGAGAGAATAACTTGTTTATTATATTGCTCAACGATTTCAATGATATAAATACATGAAGAGTACTAACTAACTATGGTAACTAAATAATCAAAATCCCTACATATCAGCTAGActattatatatacaataatgcACAGCTGTAATGACTCTGTAACAGATCAGATTCCACAGGAGTGGGATTCTCTAAAAAATCAAGGTCGTGGGTGGTCATCGGCCAAGAGGGCCCACTTGGAGATTTGGGGTCTCAGCAGAAAATGCAATGGTTGTAACAAGCCGGCTATGTGAATTGTCCAGAGTATTTTTAAGGTCACCAACTTTTGCCACCAACTTGTTGCTGCACTTTTTgttcaaatcatgatttgagTACTAGCGAATCCAGGGCTGTATGTAGAGAGCTTGATACGGAGATTCAGAGTGAGCTACTTGATTGATCTGAAACATTGAACTTCACTCCTACTTAATTCACATTTCTCTTTGTTTAATTTTCCCTCCAGACAATGTATTTGATATTTTCATATAAAGGAAATTAGCTAAAACTTAAATTGATACGTCTACTGGATTGAGATCTAGGTATATATCATCAGAACTTGAGtgattttggatcgtgacaacacTATAACAAAAAAGACAT
This Solanum dulcamara chromosome 8, daSolDulc1.2, whole genome shotgun sequence DNA region includes the following protein-coding sequences:
- the LOC129900252 gene encoding protein FANTASTIC FOUR 3-like; the encoded protein is MSTIVYQDFQSCSDSHIIKTTTFKLKLPTPTTIVENITTTNEKCWSSLRNLSTNYSKENENSYVHPLSSSRLSEKSLALCTENLGSETGTDQTIDTNIFSFSSRQFKAEQSNYNKVMTTESCRKIPPPLTTLRGSNSIQFRPHREGGRLVIKAFEAPKVRTYFHAERSNGRLRLCFLNDETSVSKFDLSEMEMEMEMETIDEEDGELEVESDVFEREINDKEEEEEREDEEENDISMKRDMDGNSYDVEAEIGIVNCQRVRRCNEERQGKKTFCDWRNPLWVATS